From a region of the Buteo buteo chromosome 7, bButBut1.hap1.1, whole genome shotgun sequence genome:
- the LOC142033275 gene encoding uncharacterized protein LOC142033275, protein MGQQLTKEKETILSTWRALLKRKGVKTPEQSLKRILLWCRMQGFQATTVTAFSVGAWQSVALKMFDEISKGQKELCELAVGWHLLTETLKEWKAECDANDRQKKAEKSDNVSNEKISAQVTAAATAAISAVAGRKPLTGKIRSYPYSPPPPPTPLITLPGDEGPSSPTGAAAEGVTPSAPPEENDVAINTEPDSVGRTEIEGRKDGESHTECEGRTEGENRNETEAEKSLIDTMRSLQLTDKTIPKEPLLWTLPPSTITVVPRSLDQFWEGVRKYAADSGNWDLVERLSPCSLTPAFLKPLGKAAEAPVTFPVFKAAPGTNRHDEHNPIGWRVVQALQNRVQKYGINSPEVMQLIRVISTDLLCPYDITHLAQVLFQPVQLHVFQSTWRQMARTAAQHNLRLLQGDLRLGLGEDALLGEGQYGSPQLQATWPPMALKQAQNIGLMAIKRTMDMAAPNSISRAGQQLRCDGGFGSTGPPQFCWSQTVLSSRPHVTCTLLNHGRSPTTVRLAGLLDTGADVTIIADYLWPSTWSTEEAGMGVVGLGGSARAKTVDTPVLITNPGGNKQLLNHM, encoded by the exons atggggcagcaattaacaaaagaaaaggagacgattttgtctacctggagagccctattaaaaagaaaaggggttaagaccccagaacaaagcttgaaaaggattttactATGGTGTAGGATGCAAGGCTTTCAAGCCACAACAGTTACTGCATTTAGTGTGGGTGCATGGCAATCTGTGgccttgaaaatgtttgatgagatctctaaaggacagaaagagctgtgcGAGTTGGCGGTCGGATGGCATTTACTAACTGAGACtctgaaagaatggaaagcagaatgtgATGCGAATGATcggcaaaagaaagctgagaaatctgacaatgttagcaatgaaaaaatttctgctcaagtaacagctgcagccactgctgcaatctcagcagttgcgggcagaaaacccctcacgggcaaaatcagatcatacccttattcacctcctcctcctcctacgCCATTAATTACTTTACCGGGCGATGAGGGGCCCTCCTCACCTACTGGTGCGGCGGCAGAAGGGGTGACTCCATCAGCCCCCCCCGAGGAGAATGATGTGGCGATTAACACCGAGCCAGACAGTGTGGGCCGTACTGAAATTGAGGGCCGAAAGGACGGTGAGAGTCACACTGAATGTGAGGGCCGAACGGAAGGTGAGAAccgaaatgaaactgaggcagaaaaatctctaattGACACTATgcgatctctgcagctcacagataaaACCATACCGAAAGAACCCCTGCTGTGGactctccctccatccacaataACTGTGGTCCCGAGATCCCTTGATCAGTTCTGGGAGGGagttagaaaatatgctgccGACTCTGGCAACTGGGATCTAGTAGAACGCCTCAGCCCGTGCTCTCTAACACCGGCGTTTCTCAAGCCTCTAggtaaagcagcagaggctcctgttacatttcctgttttcaaagctgctccaggcacaaaccGGCACGATGAGCACAATCCAATCGGCTGGAGAGTAGTGCAGGCTTTGCAGAATAGAGTACAAAAATACGGAATCAATTCTCCTGAGGTGATGCAACTTATTCGCGtaatcagcacagatctgctgtgtccATATGACATTACGCATCTAGCACAGGTGCTGTTTCAGCCCGTACAATTGCACGTATTTCAATCtacttggaggcagatggcacgcacagcagcacagcataatTTACGACTGCTACAGGGTGACCTGAGATTaggccttggagaggatgctttgcttggtgaagGGCAGTATGgtagccctcagctgcaggctacatggcCTCCGATGGCTCtcaaacaagcacaaaatataggcCTTATGGCAATAAAGCGAACCATGGACATGGCAGCTCCgaa ttctatttcaagagcaggacagcaacTGCGATGCGACGGAGGCTTCGGCTCTACGGGaccccctcagttctgctggtctcagactgtctTGTCATCCCGACCACATGTGACGTGCACGCTGTTGAATCACGGAAGATCGCCGACTACAGTAAGGCTTGCAGGCCTCCTGGACACCGGAGCCGATGTGACTATTATAGCTGACTATCTGTGGCCATCCACCTGGtccacagaggaggctggtatgggagtagtggggctgggaggctctgcgCGAGCAAAGACGGTGGACACACCAGTTCTGATTACCAATCCTGGGGGcaacaagcagttattaaaccatatgtga